The segment TTCTTTTCTGACGTTGTGGTTTACCAATACCGCTTTTAATCTGTGTGACTCTGAGTCTATTCATCTGATTCTCTTTTATCCGTTGAACACTTTTTCCATGGGTATGTTTCTCAGCTGAGCAACCGCATAGGGATCCCGAATCTGCATCAGGGCATGGATGGTCGCCTTTACCACGCTGTGCGGATTGGATGAACCTTTTGACTTGGCCAGCACGTCTTTAATTCCGACACTTTCCAGCACAGCACGCATCGCACCCCCGGCGATCACGCCGGTCCCCGGGGCAGCCGGCTGCAGGTAAACCAGGGCTCCGCTGTATTTGCCCAGCTGTTCGTGGGGAATCGTTCCTTTCATGACAGGAACCTTGATCAGGTTCTTCTTGGCATCATCAATCCCTTTGGCGATGGCGGCAGTGACTTCTTTTGCCTTGCCCAGCCCGTGGCCGACCACTCCGTTTTCATTGCCCACCACCACGACCGCGGAGAAGCTAAATGTTCGCCCACCTTTGGTGACCTTGGTAACACGCTGGATGCTGACAAGCTTATCCTTGAATTCGATTTCGCTTGATTTTACTCTTCTG is part of the Bacteroidales bacterium genome and harbors:
- the rpsE gene encoding 30S ribosomal protein S5, yielding MANLNVRRVKSSEIEFKDKLVSIQRVTKVTKGGRTFSFSAVVVVGNENGVVGHGLGKAKEVTAAIAKGIDDAKKNLIKVPVMKGTIPHEQLGKYSGALVYLQPAAPGTGVIAGGAMRAVLESVGIKDVLAKSKGSSNPHSVVKATIHALMQIRDPYAVAQLRNIPMEKVFNG